In one Candidatus Dechloromonas phosphoritropha genomic region, the following are encoded:
- the guaB gene encoding IMP dehydrogenase, giving the protein MRILQKALTFDDVLLVPAHSRILPRDVSLSTRLTRNISLNLPLLSAAMDTVTEGRLAIALAQEGGIGIIHKNLSPKVQAAEVAKVKRFESGIVKDPITVSPLMTVRDVLEITSQYRISGLPVIDRAGKVVGIVTNRDLRFETNLDQSVRAIMTPRKRLITVKEGASVEDAKELLRVHRLERVLVIDDAFHLRGLITVKDILKSTEHPLANKDASGCLRAGAAVGVGPGTEERVERLAEAGVDVLIVDTAHGHSQGVLDRVNWIKKHYSQIEVIGGNIATSDAARALVDSGADAVKVGIGPGSICTTRIVAGVGVPQITAIQNVSEALKATGVPMIADGGIRYSGDIAKAIAAGADTVMLGGLFAGTEEAPGEVELFQGRSYKSYRGMGSLGAMQAGSSDRYFQEATANVDKFVPEGIEGRVPYKGAVLAVIHQLMGGLRSSMGYLGCSTIAQMHEQACFMEITSAGVRESHVHDVQITKEAPNYHVD; this is encoded by the coding sequence ATGCGAATTTTGCAAAAAGCCCTGACATTCGACGACGTCCTGCTCGTCCCTGCACATTCCCGCATTCTGCCTCGTGATGTCAGCCTGTCCACGAGGCTGACGCGCAACATATCTCTCAACCTGCCGCTGCTTTCCGCAGCCATGGATACCGTTACCGAAGGCCGTCTTGCCATTGCGCTGGCTCAGGAAGGTGGCATCGGCATCATTCACAAGAACCTGTCGCCGAAGGTACAGGCGGCCGAAGTGGCCAAGGTCAAGCGTTTCGAATCAGGTATTGTCAAGGATCCAATCACCGTCTCACCGCTGATGACGGTTCGCGATGTTCTCGAGATCACCAGCCAGTATCGCATTTCGGGTCTTCCCGTCATCGACCGGGCCGGCAAGGTGGTCGGCATCGTCACCAACCGCGATCTGCGCTTCGAAACCAACCTCGACCAGTCAGTCAGGGCGATCATGACCCCGCGCAAGCGTCTGATCACGGTCAAGGAGGGCGCCAGCGTCGAGGATGCCAAGGAACTGCTGCGCGTGCACCGCCTTGAGCGGGTTCTGGTCATCGACGACGCGTTCCATCTTCGCGGCCTGATCACCGTCAAGGACATCCTCAAGTCCACCGAGCATCCGCTTGCCAACAAGGATGCTTCCGGATGCTTGCGCGCTGGTGCTGCCGTCGGTGTCGGTCCCGGCACCGAGGAGCGTGTCGAGCGACTTGCCGAAGCCGGCGTTGACGTGCTCATTGTCGACACCGCGCACGGGCACTCGCAGGGGGTGCTGGATCGCGTCAACTGGATCAAGAAACACTATTCGCAGATCGAAGTGATCGGTGGCAATATCGCCACGTCGGATGCCGCACGAGCCCTGGTCGACAGCGGCGCCGACGCGGTCAAGGTGGGGATAGGCCCCGGTTCGATCTGCACCACCCGGATTGTGGCCGGCGTCGGCGTCCCGCAGATCACGGCGATCCAGAATGTCTCGGAAGCGCTGAAGGCCACGGGTGTGCCGATGATCGCCGATGGCGGCATCCGCTATTCTGGCGACATCGCCAAGGCGATTGCCGCCGGCGCCGATACCGTGATGCTCGGCGGGCTGTTTGCCGGCACGGAAGAAGCGCCAGGTGAAGTCGAACTGTTCCAGGGGCGTTCGTACAAGTCGTACCGTGGCATGGGCTCGCTCGGCGCCATGCAGGCGGGCTCCTCCGACCGCTACTTCCAGGAGGCCACGGCCAACGTCGACAAGTTCGTGCCGGAAGGGATCGAGGGCCGTGTGCCTTACAAGGGCGCGGTGCTTGCCGTCATTCACCAACTCATGGGCGGCCTGCGTTCGTCCATGGGCTACCTCGGCTGTTCGACTATCGCCCAGATGCACGAGCAGGCCTGCTTCATGGAAATCACTTCGGCGGGCGTGCGCGAATCGCACGTCCACGATGTGCAGATCACCAAGGAAGCCCCGAATTACCATGTCGACTGA
- a CDS encoding DUF4124 domain-containing protein, which translates to MKAALIIALAIASTATVIDANAQTYQWKDSNGRTVISDTPPPATVRNSKALGTSPPPAIGTTDSDASQATAGPQSTDAPKTAAEKDLEFRKRQQEAREKADKEAKEAAQAAQNRENCERARTHLKALESGRRMILPDGKGGETFLEDAQRGDEIERTRNTIAESCK; encoded by the coding sequence ATGAAAGCCGCCCTGATTATTGCCCTCGCAATCGCGTCGACCGCAACCGTCATCGACGCCAATGCGCAAACCTATCAATGGAAGGACAGCAACGGCCGGACGGTGATTTCCGACACGCCGCCGCCGGCGACGGTGCGTAATTCCAAGGCTCTCGGCACCTCTCCCCCGCCGGCGATCGGCACCACGGATAGCGATGCTTCGCAGGCGACCGCCGGCCCCCAGTCTACGGATGCCCCCAAGACCGCAGCGGAGAAGGACCTGGAATTCCGTAAACGCCAGCAGGAAGCCAGGGAAAAGGCCGACAAGGAGGCGAAGGAGGCCGCACAGGCAGCGCAGAATCGCGAAAACTGCGAGCGCGCCCGCACCCACCTCAAGGCTCTCGAATCCGGCCGCCGCATGATTCTGCCCGATGGCAAGGGTGGTGAGACCTTCCTCGAGGATGCTCAGCGGGGGGACGAAATCGAGCGGACGCGCAACACGATTGCCGAGTCCTGCAAGTAG